One window of Cohnella hashimotonis genomic DNA carries:
- a CDS encoding cache domain-containing sensor histidine kinase, with translation MVKRLLGTYILLIVLPTLLVSSVAYYLFKQSMEKEVSVSIERTVRLLNSEVDAYFTDLVRLAASVMTEDTQLDDDRNLLRILKRRAAGETVPGSMEAYMQAQRIDHYLNDLLNQKRDLESVYLYTASGELFASHRSDERISISRLEGMEERLLASGREWIVEKEADKEPIYLIRKVNDPSHRFLGAIVLSIGTEGLEGMIAGAQLPQQDIIALWDRRLPVYDKTGRWKNDAFELSPARIRSLNLPFEEGGTLVTYASPQQSEWSLAAYLPYRALTENIRAVRFWMLAAGALCVLFSILVAFMLALGIVRPIRSVRNAMRKMEKGFLHTRVKVRGKDEAAELAQGFNSMSGQLQTLIDHVYLSDLAHKEAELRALHAQINPHFLYNTLEAISMVAEMQRSSEAAEMARALGVLFRAATEFETLVPIRTEIMLLKQYLLLQEIRFDGTLRVYWEIAAGAEGAQVPKLSLQTIVENCFKHGFAPLKAPRSATIRVRVCAADQGASIEIVDDGAGIGNERLNELNRLLQIGGSGGDSVGLVNVHNRIRLQWGQPYGIELSSQPNIGTVVRLTVPGERRDESA, from the coding sequence TTGGTCAAGAGGCTTCTGGGCACGTACATCCTGTTAATCGTTCTCCCTACGCTGCTGGTCTCTTCCGTGGCCTATTACTTGTTTAAACAAAGCATGGAAAAGGAAGTTTCCGTCTCGATCGAGCGGACGGTGCGGCTCCTGAATTCGGAGGTCGACGCTTATTTCACCGATCTGGTCCGTCTTGCCGCTTCGGTCATGACGGAGGATACGCAGCTGGACGACGATCGCAATCTGCTTCGCATTTTGAAGCGGAGAGCGGCAGGGGAGACCGTGCCGGGTTCCATGGAAGCCTACATGCAGGCGCAGCGAATCGACCATTACCTGAACGACTTGCTCAACCAGAAGCGCGATCTGGAATCCGTCTATCTCTACACGGCTTCCGGGGAGCTGTTCGCCAGCCATCGCTCTGACGAACGTATCTCCATTTCTCGGCTGGAGGGGATGGAGGAACGGCTTCTCGCCTCCGGGAGAGAATGGATCGTGGAGAAGGAGGCGGACAAGGAACCGATCTATCTGATCCGCAAAGTGAACGATCCGTCTCACCGCTTTCTCGGCGCTATCGTGCTGAGCATCGGAACGGAAGGTCTCGAAGGGATGATTGCCGGCGCTCAGCTGCCGCAGCAGGATATCATCGCCCTGTGGGATCGCCGGCTTCCGGTCTACGACAAGACAGGGCGCTGGAAGAACGACGCCTTCGAGCTGTCGCCCGCGCGGATCCGGTCGCTGAACCTTCCGTTCGAAGAAGGCGGCACGCTGGTCACCTACGCCTCCCCGCAGCAATCGGAGTGGTCGCTCGCCGCTTACTTGCCTTATCGCGCGTTGACGGAAAATATTCGCGCGGTACGCTTCTGGATGCTCGCGGCCGGAGCGTTATGCGTGCTCTTCTCCATACTGGTCGCCTTTATGCTTGCGCTCGGCATCGTGAGGCCGATCCGGTCCGTTCGCAACGCGATGCGCAAAATGGAGAAAGGCTTTCTCCATACGAGAGTCAAGGTACGGGGAAAGGACGAGGCGGCGGAGCTGGCGCAAGGCTTCAATTCGATGTCCGGACAGCTGCAAACGTTGATCGATCATGTCTATTTGTCCGATCTGGCCCACAAGGAAGCGGAGCTGAGGGCGCTGCACGCGCAGATAAATCCGCACTTCCTGTACAACACGCTCGAGGCGATCAGCATGGTCGCCGAGATGCAGCGGTCCTCGGAAGCGGCGGAGATGGCGCGCGCGCTTGGCGTGCTGTTCCGGGCCGCCACCGAGTTCGAGACGCTCGTTCCGATCCGGACGGAGATCATGCTGCTCAAGCAATATTTGCTTCTGCAGGAGATCAGGTTCGACGGCACGCTGCGGGTCTATTGGGAGATCGCCGCGGGAGCGGAGGGCGCGCAGGTTCCCAAGCTGTCCCTTCAGACGATCGTCGAAAATTGCTTCAAGCACGGCTTCGCGCCTTTGAAGGCGCCGCGGAGCGCGACGATCCGCGTCCGGGTCTGCGCCGCGGATCAGGGAGCGTCGATCGAGATCGTCGACGACGGGGCCGGGATCGGGAACGAACGGCTGAACGAATTGAACCGGTTGCTGCAAATCGGGGGGAGCGGGGGAGACTCGGTCGGTCTTGTCAACGTACACAATCGAATTCGGCTGCAATGGGGCCAGCCATACGGGATCGAGCTCTCAAGCCAGCCGAATATCGGAACGGTCGTGAGGCTCACCGTTCCCGGAGAAAGGAGGGACGAGTCCGCATGA
- a CDS encoding carbohydrate ABC transporter permease yields the protein MIKRTWMTAIVALFAATSLYPLLWVVLQSLKTDADFFGNQWGLPGRYIWENYGTAWKQANFATYYANTVLVTLASLVGGVSVCIVAGYAFGKIRFRGRRSLQILFALVLFVPSPVLLLPVFFINRDLGLLNTYAGMIGPYIASIVPMGVLLMQSAFAGLPNELSESAKIDGCGEWRTFCRILLPLTMPTVATLCILQFIGVWSEYMWAFISNTNPKMYTIAVGMAQMASKKYVYGFGPVFAGMVITSIVVILVYVVLQKYFVQALSEGAVKG from the coding sequence ATGATCAAGCGTACATGGATGACGGCCATCGTCGCTCTCTTCGCCGCAACGTCGCTCTATCCGCTTCTATGGGTCGTGCTGCAGTCGCTGAAGACGGACGCCGATTTTTTCGGGAACCAATGGGGACTGCCCGGACGGTATATATGGGAAAATTACGGAACGGCCTGGAAGCAGGCGAACTTCGCCACGTATTACGCGAATACGGTGCTCGTAACGCTGGCAAGCCTGGTCGGCGGGGTGTCCGTGTGCATCGTGGCAGGCTATGCGTTCGGCAAGATCCGGTTCAGGGGGCGTCGATCGCTTCAGATTCTATTCGCGCTCGTGCTGTTCGTTCCTTCCCCCGTTCTGCTGCTTCCCGTGTTCTTTATCAACCGGGACCTGGGCCTTCTCAATACGTATGCCGGGATGATCGGCCCCTACATCGCATCCATCGTGCCGATGGGCGTTCTGTTGATGCAATCCGCCTTCGCGGGACTGCCGAACGAGCTTAGCGAATCGGCGAAGATCGACGGGTGCGGGGAATGGCGGACGTTCTGCCGGATTCTGCTGCCGCTCACGATGCCGACGGTAGCTACGCTCTGCATTCTGCAATTCATCGGCGTGTGGTCGGAGTACATGTGGGCATTCATCTCCAATACGAATCCGAAGATGTACACGATCGCGGTCGGCATGGCCCAGATGGCATCCAAAAAGTACGTGTACGGCTTCGGTCCGGTATTCGCCGGCATGGTCATTACGTCGATCGTCGTTATTCTCGTATATGTCGTTCTGCAAAAGTATTTCGTACAAGCATTGTCCGAAGGCGCCGTAAAAGGATAA
- a CDS encoding carbohydrate ABC transporter permease, producing the protein MLPGRADKKQLLAYAMIFPALFFFVLYLVFPLIKSLQMSFYDYDGVGPLSDLIGFGNFAAGFRDSRFYEAMGHNLILMAVELVVSMSVAFALAYFLFRGVFAWKWFNVVLFLPYIIPLAVSAVIWSLIFEPTIGMLNQLLAAVGLDSWQRVWLGSQDTSLLSVILVWVWRTIPFDMLILLGSLLKIPKELLEASKIDGCTGIRSIWHIILPLMLPTIMLLSIISIANDFRSFDIVWIMTQGGPIGSTEIASTLVYKLGFQENHYGYANAVAFMVFVIVTAMVGLVGLILRSRNGTNERTGGQEG; encoded by the coding sequence ATGCTTCCCGGACGGGCTGACAAGAAGCAATTGCTGGCGTACGCAATGATTTTTCCGGCACTATTTTTTTTCGTGCTGTACCTGGTATTTCCGCTCATCAAATCGCTTCAAATGAGTTTTTACGATTACGACGGCGTCGGACCGCTCAGCGACTTAATCGGTTTTGGCAATTTTGCCGCGGGGTTCCGGGATTCCCGGTTCTATGAGGCGATGGGCCATAATCTGATCCTTATGGCCGTCGAGCTTGTGGTCTCGATGAGCGTCGCTTTCGCGCTCGCCTATTTCTTGTTTCGCGGCGTGTTCGCCTGGAAATGGTTCAACGTCGTGCTTTTCCTCCCCTATATCATTCCTCTGGCGGTGTCCGCCGTAATCTGGTCTCTGATCTTCGAGCCGACGATCGGGATGCTGAACCAATTACTGGCGGCGGTCGGCCTCGATTCCTGGCAGCGCGTCTGGCTAGGCAGTCAGGATACATCGCTGTTATCCGTAATCCTCGTATGGGTATGGAGAACGATTCCCTTCGATATGCTGATTCTGCTCGGCAGTCTGCTTAAAATTCCCAAAGAATTGCTAGAAGCGTCGAAGATCGACGGATGCACCGGAATAAGGTCTATTTGGCATATTATTCTGCCGCTTATGCTTCCGACAATTATGTTATTGTCAATTATATCGATCGCCAACGATTTCCGTTCGTTCGACATCGTCTGGATTATGACGCAGGGGGGACCGATCGGCTCTACGGAGATCGCTTCCACGCTTGTCTACAAGCTCGGATTTCAAGAGAATCATTACGGCTACGCCAATGCCGTCGCGTTCATGGTGTTCGTGATCGTCACCGCGATGGTCGGTTTGGTCGGCTTGATTCTCAGGTCCCGGAATGGGACGAACGAGCGGACGGGAGGGCAAGAGGGATGA
- a CDS encoding DNA alkylation repair protein: MNGPSVREQLEALAEPGYQKFASSLIPNIDNLMGVRLPALRRIALAAARGDWRTWLEAAENDFFEEIMLQAMIIGYADMEPEERLRYMADFVPKIDNWSVCDRFCLGLKFARLNQAAVWAFIRPYLKSGREYDIRFGVVMLLEHFIDDIYVDDVLQLLDGVSHEGYYVKMAVAWAVSMCYVKFPERTEAYLAGCGLDDFTFNKSLQKIVESYRVDADAKRRIRGMKRSARGRRQT; encoded by the coding sequence ATGAACGGTCCATCCGTAAGAGAGCAGCTGGAGGCATTGGCGGAGCCTGGCTATCAAAAGTTCGCGTCGTCGCTCATTCCGAACATCGACAACTTGATGGGCGTCCGCCTGCCGGCACTGCGGCGAATCGCGCTCGCAGCGGCGCGAGGGGACTGGCGGACGTGGCTCGAAGCGGCCGAAAACGACTTTTTCGAAGAAATCATGCTGCAGGCGATGATCATCGGATACGCCGACATGGAGCCGGAGGAACGGCTTCGGTACATGGCGGATTTCGTGCCTAAAATCGACAATTGGTCGGTATGCGATCGGTTCTGCCTCGGACTGAAGTTTGCGCGCCTTAACCAGGCGGCCGTATGGGCGTTTATTCGACCCTATCTCAAGTCGGGGCGGGAATACGACATTCGCTTCGGCGTCGTTATGCTTCTCGAACACTTTATCGACGACATTTACGTGGACGACGTGCTTCAGTTGTTGGACGGGGTGTCGCATGAGGGCTACTATGTGAAGATGGCGGTCGCCTGGGCGGTCTCGATGTGCTACGTCAAGTTCCCGGAGCGGACGGAGGCCTATCTGGCGGGCTGCGGGCTCGACGACTTCACGTTCAACAAGTCGCTCCAGAAAATCGTCGAGTCCTACCGGGTTGACGCAGACGCCAAGCGGCGGATCCGCGGGATGAAGCGCAGCGCGAGGGGAAGAAGGCAGACATAA